Sequence from the Rhodococcus jostii RHA1 genome:
GGGACGATCGGCAGCCCGCATCCGTCGATGCCGAGTTCGGCGTCGACGTCGCCGCTGATCGACCCGAGCGTCTCGACGACCGCGAGTTGCAGCGGATGCGTCGGCTCGAGGTAGCTGTCCACCGGCCAGTCGTTGGCCAGGCAGGTCGCGAGCATCGCCGCGTGCTTGCCGGAGCAGTTCATGTACACCGGGCGGGGGAGCTCACCGGCGGCCAGCAGTTCGGCCCGGGCGAGTTCGTTGGAGGGCAGATCGGCGGGGCAGCGGAGCTGGTCCTCGTCGAGGCCGTACCGGGCGAGCAGCTGCTCGACGAGTTCGATGTGGTCCGACTCGCCCTCGTGGGATGCGGTCGCGATCGCGAGCTCTTCGGAACTGGTCGGCTCGAAGCCGTTCCGCAGCATCGTCACGGCCTGCCACGGCTTGTTCGACGACCGCGGGTAGATCGGCGTGTGCACCTCACCGAGGGTGAGCGCGATCTCGCCGTCCGCGCGGAGGATCACCGCGGAACCGCGGTGGACGCACTCACGGAATCCCGAACGGAC
This genomic interval carries:
- a CDS encoding asparaginase is translated as MSIELVEVVRSGFRECVHRGSAVILRADGEIALTLGEVHTPIYPRSSNKPWQAVTMLRNGFEPTSSEELAIATASHEGESDHIELVEQLLARYGLDEDQLRCPADLPSNELARAELLAAGELPRPVYMNCSGKHAAMLATCLANDWPVDSYLEPTHPLQLAVVETLGSISGDVDAELGIDGCGLPIVPLSLTHLARAFARLVTAEPDSPELAVADAVREHPYLVSGTGKDDARLMPVVPGLMTKAGADGVYAGALPDGSAFALKIDDGHERARLPLAAALLHRMGAEWTEDLAALASQPVLGGGVRVGTVRAIPGVF